A stretch of Prunus dulcis chromosome 6, ALMONDv2, whole genome shotgun sequence DNA encodes these proteins:
- the LOC117631918 gene encoding outer envelope protein 61, translated as MFNGMNMMDPELMRLAQEQMSRMSPAELAKIQQQMMANPELMRMASEGMKNMRPEDFKQAAEQLKQTRPEEMAEIGEKMASASPEEIAAMRARVDAQASYELNAAQMLKNQGNALHSQGKFNDALQKYLLAKKNLNGLPSSKGRSLLMACSLNLMSCYLKTKQYDECINEGSEVLAYDANNVKALYRRGQAYKEMGLLEDAVSDLSKAHKVSPDDETIADVLRDTEERLGEEGVQSTRRGLVIEEITEEVETLPSANHKSSSTNHSPAQPKESNDISKTRIAAKPEVLPTNSEHLEALKNNPEAIRSFQNFISNADPNTLAALNPGNSEEVPADMVKTASNMISKMSPEELQKMLELASSFQGDNPFLKGGSSSNINNSVTPNMSPDMLKTASDMMSKMPPEELQKMFEVASSFKGKDSSTTPASVGANKRSSSNYSKSRENSAVNATHDVDETSSHGMFPNLGSAPQSSFPASAVDMQEQMRNQMKDPAMQQMFSSMIKNMSPDMMANMGEQFGLKLSREDAAKAQQAMSSLSPQDLDRMMKWADRIQRGMEGARKTKNWLLGRAGLALAICMLILAVVLHRLGYIGG; from the exons ATGATGGCTAATCCAGAATTGATGAGGATGGCCTCCGAGGGCATGAAGAACATGAGGCCTGAAGACTTTAAACAGGCTGCAGAGCAGTTGAAGCAGACCCGTCCAGAAGAGATGGCTGAGATTGGTGAGAAGATGGCTAGTGCATCGCCTGAAGAGATAGCAGCTATGCGTGCCCGTGTTGATGCCCAGGCCTCTTACGAATTGAATGCAGCCCAGATGCTGAAGAATCAG GGAAATGCACTTCATAGCCAGGGCAAGTTCAATGACGCCTTGCAGAAATACTTGCTT GCAAAAAAAAACCTGAACGGTCTTCCATCATCTAAAGGCAGATCGCTTCTGATGGCATGCTCACTCAACTTAATGTCTTGTTACTTGAAAACAAAGCAGTATGATGAATGCATAAACGAAGGTTCTGAG GTTTTGGCTTATGATGCAAACAATGTCAAAGCTCTTTACCGGAGAGGTCAAGCATATAAAGAAATGGGTCTATTAGAA GATGCTGTCTCTGATCTGAGCAAGGCACATAAAGTTTCCCCTGATGATGAAACTATTGCAGATGTTTTAAG AGATACTGAGGAAAGATTGGGTGAAGAGGGAGTTCAGTCTACACGAAGAG GATTAGTAATTGAAGAAATAACCGAAGAAGTTGAGACTCTGCCATCTGCTAACCATAAAAGCTCATCTACAAACCATTCTCCGGCACAACCAAAGGAAAGTAATGACATTTCTAAGACTCGGATTGCAGCTAAGCCTGAGGTTCTGCCAACCAATTCAGAGCATTTGGAGGCTTTAAAAAATAACCCAGAAGCTATcag ATCGttccaaaatttcatttcaaatgCTGATCCTAACACTCTGGCTGCTTTGAATCCTGGAAATTCTGAAGAGGTTCCTGCTGACATGGTTAAGACCGCCTCAAACATGATTAGCAAAATGTCACCTGAAGAACTACAGAAAATGCTTGAATTGGCTTCCTCATTTCAGGGGGATAATCCTTTTCTAAAGGGAGGTTCCAGTTCTAATATCAACAATTCTGTAACTCCAAACATGTCTCCGGATATGCTTAAAACTGCATCTGATATGATGAGTAAAATGCCACCGGAGGAGCTTCAGAAAATGTTTGAAGTAGCATCTTCTTTTAAAGGGAAAGACTCTTCTACAACACCAGCATCTGTTGGGGCTAACAAAAGAAGTTCatcaaattattcaaaaaGCCGTGAAAACTCTGCAGTAAATGCAACTCATGATGTAGATGAAACTAGCTCCCATGGAATGTTTCCTAATCTGGGAAGTGCTCCTCAATCAAGCTTCCCTGCCTCTGCTGTTGATATGCAAGAACAAATGAGAAACCAAATGAAGGATCCTGCAATGCAACAG ATGTTCTCATCCATGATTAAAAATATGAGCCCAGACATGATGGCAAACATGGGCGAGCAATTTGGTTTGAAGCTTTCTCGGGAAGATGCCGCAAAAGCTCAGCAAGCAATGTCTTCTTTGTCGCCACAGGACTTGGACAGAATG ATGAAATGGGCAGATAGGATTCAAAGAGGAATGGAAGGTGCAAGGAAGACAAAGAATTGGCTGCTAGGGAGAGCTGGTTTGGCTTTGGCAATATGCATGCTCATTTTAGCTGTAGTGCTTCATCGTTTGGGGTACATTGGTGGTTAG